The Limnochorda sp. LNt genome includes a region encoding these proteins:
- a CDS encoding MFS transporter, with the protein MRGETFRWFVVLSLVPFVMVLGNSMLIPVLPAIKSHLDLTPVQTGLVITAFSLPAAVTIPFAGALSDRVGRKVVMVPALLLYGLGGILAGLGTWLLPGRFWPLIGARILQGIGAGGTYQLALALAGDVFQSAERARAVGYLEASNGIGKVASPLLGALAAMVVWFLPFFVYGAVAIPAALGVLAVVPEPKRQRKAQGLREYLASLGAIARQRGAALAAGYGAGMLALSALFGVLSLVSDELESRFALGQLARGGIIAIPVGVMAAVAFAGGLYLQRRPVHLKAVAVVGLVLGAVALGTLALVRQPLWAVVALSAVLGLGTGLTLPAVNVLVTSAAARQQRGAVTALYGTVRFGGVALGPPLFGLAVEPGPRLVILGLTALAAAGLACAMAIIRPPGVGESTRARSEETDAQATGGGPTPEPQGAPAQPDPG; encoded by the coding sequence TTGCGCGGCGAGACCTTCCGGTGGTTCGTGGTCTTGAGCCTGGTCCCGTTCGTGATGGTGCTGGGCAACTCCATGCTGATCCCGGTGCTGCCCGCCATCAAGTCTCACCTCGACCTGACGCCGGTGCAGACGGGGCTCGTCATCACCGCCTTCTCGCTGCCCGCGGCCGTCACCATCCCCTTCGCCGGCGCGCTGTCGGATCGTGTCGGCCGCAAGGTCGTCATGGTGCCGGCCCTGCTGCTCTACGGGCTGGGCGGCATCCTGGCCGGGCTGGGGACATGGCTTTTGCCCGGCCGCTTCTGGCCGCTCATCGGCGCCCGCATCCTGCAGGGCATCGGGGCAGGGGGGACCTACCAGCTGGCCCTGGCCCTGGCGGGTGACGTCTTCCAGAGCGCGGAGCGGGCCCGGGCCGTCGGCTACCTGGAGGCCAGCAACGGCATCGGCAAGGTGGCCAGTCCGCTCCTGGGGGCGCTGGCGGCCATGGTGGTCTGGTTCCTGCCCTTCTTCGTCTACGGCGCCGTCGCCATCCCGGCCGCCCTCGGCGTCCTGGCGGTGGTGCCCGAGCCGAAGCGGCAGCGCAAGGCGCAGGGGCTGCGAGAGTACCTGGCCAGCCTCGGGGCCATCGCCCGCCAGCGCGGCGCGGCCCTGGCGGCGGGCTACGGCGCCGGGATGCTGGCTCTCTCGGCTCTCTTCGGCGTCTTGAGCCTGGTCAGCGACGAGCTGGAGAGCCGCTTCGCGCTGGGTCAACTGGCGCGGGGCGGGATCATCGCCATCCCGGTGGGGGTCATGGCCGCCGTGGCCTTCGCAGGCGGGCTGTACCTGCAGCGACGGCCGGTCCACCTCAAGGCGGTGGCGGTGGTGGGCCTGGTGCTGGGGGCCGTGGCACTGGGGACGCTGGCGCTGGTGCGGCAGCCCCTATGGGCCGTGGTCGCCCTGTCGGCCGTGCTGGGCCTGGGGACAGGCCTGACGCTGCCCGCGGTCAACGTGCTGGTGACCAGCGCCGCCGCTCGGCAGCAGCGGGGTGCCGTGACGGCTCTCTACGGGACCGTGCGGTTCGGCGGGGTGGCGCTGGGGCCGCCACTCTTCGGGCTGGCGGTGGAGCCGGGGCCGAGGCTGGTCATCCTGGGACTCACCGCCCTGGCCGCCGCCGGCCTGGCGTGCGCGATGGCGATCATCCGCCCTCCTGGCGTGGGTGAGTCGACCCGAGCCCGATCCGAGGAGACGGATGCGCAGGCTACGGGAGGCGGCCCGACCCCGGAGCCGCAGGGCGCGCCGGCGCAGCCCGATCCGGGCTGA
- the galK gene encoding galactokinase, giving the protein MSEHERGFQAARRAVEGFERRWGTPPAVLARAPGRVNLIGEHTDYTGGFVLPVAIDRDVVVAGRARPDDRVCVYSADFDQSTCFELDEARLDDVRKDSRHPWSDYVRGVYAVLRAEGLPVTGADLAIAGDVPQGAGLSSSAALEVATLLFAQVTGRFEVEPVRAALLARRAENEFVGVACGIMDQFVSRLARRDAALLVDTDSLRYEHVPLPPDVAIVVTDTRVRRRLVGSEYNRRRQQCEEALAIARRHVSGWRLVREIRAEQLPALHDVAAPVLMRRLRHLVEENARVLEAVRALRDGDLGRLGELMAASHASLRDLFEVSCPELDAAVEIARAVPGVYGARMTGAGFGGCTVTLARPDAVPALLAALEAEYPRRTGKTPQIFVLRAAQGADWHAL; this is encoded by the coding sequence ATGAGCGAGCACGAGCGAGGTTTCCAAGCCGCCCGGCGGGCCGTCGAGGGATTCGAGCGGCGCTGGGGCACGCCGCCCGCCGTGCTGGCCCGCGCCCCGGGCCGGGTCAACCTCATCGGGGAGCACACCGACTACACCGGTGGCTTCGTGCTGCCCGTGGCCATCGACCGTGACGTGGTGGTCGCCGGGCGCGCCCGCCCCGACGACAGGGTCTGCGTCTACTCCGCGGACTTCGACCAGTCGACCTGCTTCGAGCTCGACGAGGCCCGCCTCGACGACGTGCGCAAGGACTCCCGTCACCCGTGGAGCGACTATGTCCGGGGCGTCTACGCGGTGCTGCGGGCCGAGGGCCTGCCCGTGACGGGGGCAGATCTGGCCATCGCCGGCGACGTTCCCCAGGGGGCGGGGCTCTCCTCGTCGGCGGCGCTCGAGGTGGCGACGCTGCTCTTCGCGCAGGTGACGGGGCGCTTCGAGGTCGAGCCGGTGCGCGCGGCCCTCCTGGCCCGCCGCGCCGAGAACGAGTTCGTCGGCGTCGCCTGCGGGATCATGGATCAGTTCGTCTCCCGGCTAGCCCGGCGCGACGCCGCCCTGCTGGTCGACACCGACAGCCTGCGCTACGAGCACGTCCCGCTACCGCCGGACGTGGCCATCGTGGTAACCGACACCCGCGTGCGGCGCCGTCTCGTCGGCTCCGAGTACAACCGGCGCCGCCAGCAGTGCGAGGAGGCGCTGGCCATCGCGCGTCGCCACGTGAGCGGCTGGCGACTCGTCCGGGAGATCCGGGCCGAGCAGCTGCCGGCGCTGCACGACGTCGCGGCCCCGGTGCTGATGCGCCGGTTGCGGCACCTGGTCGAGGAGAACGCCCGGGTGCTGGAGGCCGTCCGGGCGCTGAGGGACGGCGACCTGGGCCGGTTGGGCGAGCTGATGGCGGCCTCTCACGCCAGCCTGCGGGATCTCTTCGAGGTGAGCTGCCCGGAGCTGGATGCGGCCGTCGAGATCGCCCGAGCCGTGCCCGGTGTCTACGGCGCCCGCATGACGGGCGCGGGCTTCGGCGGGTGCACCGTGACCCTGGCCAGGCCGGATGCCGTGCCGGCGCTGCTGGCCGCGCTCGAGGCGGAGTATCCGCGGCGCACGGGCAAGACCCCCCAGATCTTCGTGCTGCGTGCGGCCCAGGGCGCCGACTGGCACGCCCTCTAG
- the galT gene encoding galactose-1-phosphate uridylyltransferase, translating to MGELRWHPLLGQWVVVASHRQERTYKPPAEFCPLCPTRDPAHPTEIPDEDWDIAVFENRFPSFVETPPPPQVAGTALSPVAPAQGICEVVVYSPDHDRTLAEQSVEHIRKLVEVWAHRYEELGRRPFVRYVMIFENRGEAVGVTLHHPHGQIYAFPFVPPIPQQELAHAREHHERTGRCLLCDVLAEERAAAAASAPGGDRRPGRIVVENDDFVVFVPFFARFPYETMLLPRRHVGSLLELGDAERWHLAEALKGILARYDALFGLRMPYMMVMHQAPMDRPVGGYPECHFHIEFLPIQRAPSKLKYLAGSESGAGTFITDATPEEMARQLRRAGERLGGVGGVAR from the coding sequence ATGGGTGAACTTCGCTGGCATCCGCTCTTGGGGCAGTGGGTGGTGGTGGCCTCCCACCGCCAGGAGCGCACTTACAAGCCCCCGGCGGAGTTCTGTCCGCTCTGCCCGACGCGCGACCCTGCCCATCCCACCGAGATCCCCGACGAAGACTGGGACATCGCCGTCTTCGAGAACCGCTTCCCCTCCTTCGTCGAGACGCCTCCGCCGCCCCAGGTGGCGGGCACGGCCCTGTCGCCCGTGGCACCTGCCCAGGGCATCTGCGAGGTGGTGGTCTACTCGCCCGACCACGACCGCACCCTGGCCGAGCAGAGCGTCGAGCACATCCGCAAGCTGGTGGAGGTGTGGGCCCATCGCTACGAGGAGCTGGGGCGGCGGCCCTTCGTGCGGTACGTCATGATCTTCGAGAACCGGGGGGAGGCCGTCGGCGTCACGCTTCACCACCCCCACGGGCAGATCTACGCCTTCCCCTTCGTCCCACCCATCCCGCAGCAGGAGCTGGCCCATGCTCGTGAGCACCACGAGCGGACGGGGCGCTGCCTGCTCTGCGACGTGCTGGCCGAGGAGCGCGCCGCGGCCGCGGCCTCGGCCCCCGGTGGCGACCGCCGGCCGGGCCGGATCGTGGTGGAGAACGACGACTTCGTCGTCTTCGTGCCGTTCTTCGCGCGGTTCCCGTACGAGACCATGCTGTTGCCGCGCCGTCACGTCGGCAGCCTGCTGGAGCTCGGCGACGCCGAGCGCTGGCACCTGGCCGAGGCCCTTAAGGGTATCCTGGCCCGCTACGACGCCCTCTTCGGACTGCGCATGCCTTACATGATGGTGATGCACCAGGCGCCCATGGACCGGCCGGTCGGCGGGTATCCGGAGTGCCACTTCCACATCGAGTTCCTGCCCATCCAGCGGGCGCCATCCAAGCTCAAGTACCTGGCCGGCAGCGAGTCGGGCGCCGGCACCTTCATCACCGACGCCACCCCCGAGGAGATGGCCCGGCAGCTGCGTCGAGCCGGCGAGAGGCTCGGAGGTGTGGGAGGCGTGGCACGATGA